The Vespula vulgaris chromosome 2, iyVesVulg1.1, whole genome shotgun sequence genome has a segment encoding these proteins:
- the LOC127061460 gene encoding serine-rich adhesin for platelets-like: MDTTIDNLKENINSTDNNDKLDKLKKSYMILKQKVCRSHELIKLYNDKLKECERMKIDLDLANKETKKMTTNYNGTLAKVIKLELQNTEYKKKIESLSNTIVMHETKIAGDQQHLQQLTCKLKEIEDKHMDERLQIDMEKTLLQDKVKELERQLKISNKTNNSTKKEKINKKQGIDKGIHCCLENVIPRVDVAVNTIKHVELNTQVEKNVMTDMTFKADKDNLYLLFCDKCEDLVCNPAEKICKTMGINPEIIPQLPSSTKLQSTVSVSVSSPEKDEDSQTNNKKRLGVQNSSEDINIHDNNSNLTSVPSSSELSKMISSSSQDPCIAREESFSDLTKNSSFSSKFDELTDLVKTSCIMKENNNTSNSSSFNNLLHNFEKLKKKMKKLERKVEKQSQEKKQLDTNYFPHAPCINYYSNEMLNHNFSLNMISTFLNGLQDIVNKNIRKRNKAQKRKYEPKVCKFSSKKIKLKRAQQNLSMCNNVWNVDSIKSSNERTTRTDNSTSNDNLDNSCNSVNNDVTLDDDSSDINVDKVNCYNNVIKEHLNDTVLIPNNSKIEKLRITNNKHEKNPVIVTCQTASDNVSNSMEETNSSSLDNEDCSIPTVTSKKQAINGPLVVEGFDHKSKDSSKNKIRSSDKDTVMVMNDLVPNTNIASTSSASISINKSSVSDTKKQISIPFIKKFENTEYTVEEMPPVIDNIPPFMETSTFMNENKGNDSTINTTANTSSISSVIVTVSDTSTSSTTSNNKSPITANIKSRKRKLQISEKELNQSNLIKDLSTVEKNNKDICNIGNDGTCIIENTKNNTPEKVMNNKSDVRITDNPCLIPQKKQCTVHLMKRNNQEVSTLHNENLDASQETNDKSVKKTLANISDSTSTDEEKIDSIENQSNNINVETKHSFAKRKSPGSNYVFASNKTRVGLMGRLKHLRSQSLVKVSNVELFNSNEPETVNNKSTNQSKCVSISASNKNNGMEKSLMENLGELKKTYKNWTTKDLLDDSFNSNEQAKSADELTANIAPAASLDFKLTDVNKNTEDKCFTNIITSLQDSNSMQDKDVSTDSNSDTTTEKKSIESDEDICSELCPKTITDEEDQIIKDVTLHSSLFTLISPLKDDSIPVVISKKYSKKKINKPIQDVAIGPHRIYPMQELDILMHSEHTLTSKAEQTNIFNNTNKATKIKTDKRMISKGESKLQSKFVDKNIQQVNRVSQKKEKLLNSLACEESIEEHCSVSINVQKQSTSEMTMNEAKKDTSINSYENGKIHSEIFIDPTNTTISNDDVDIQTHNVIVNDLEAVSANNGVDVKNINNDLVNPITLLENHLKTNQHTRGLRNSKKALKIIEPLCIQTDNFVNKQLCRIINDTDWSMSVHRDVVDKLSSICSVRIVAKCIVDFMLERKENNLDKSYTPPAPLMTITQQKIVTLLVDLEIKLPTVIKWVQAGIEYKIFRLNNAPMLHQIQNLIRLYIVLTRIQKDREKARMLCCDALYCLGLHAIPVIYTVLTCWPEIFPQFTENIDILPKYMAHFIMSLQANNFPQLYALKNLLSTYYKYKPGSSLTKNLVEESLKSLEVRSNSNAGTDNLKTAIILLAKKEGISWSYTNIIQSRLLPNIINKKYLSMYEPFCLLGYLMRTFPVEDNDGIVKNVIEQLSDLIDSGKGSHDQQEGIVSALLSLSRHDVEKVISSVMKWIPSKSLRITTIDQYYAFFRQRTKIHWKNYLKKLNKVYVKDIRL; the protein is encoded by the exons ATGGATACCACAATCGACAATTTAAAGGAGAATATAAATTCCACT gataataatgataaattggataaattaaaaaagtctTATATGATACTAAAACAAAAAGTTTGTAGATCACA tgaattaattaaactatACAATGACAAATTGAAAGAATGCGAACGCATGAAAATAGATTTAGATTTAGCAAATAAGGAAACCAAAAAAATGACCACTAATTATAATGGAACATTGGCGAAAGTTATTAAATTGGAACTT caAAATAcggaatataagaaaaaaatcgagtcGTTGTCGAATACTATAGTAATGCATGAAACTAAAATTGCTGGAGATCAACAACATTTGCAACAGTTGACATGCAAATTaaaggaaatagaagataAACATATGGATGAAAGACTGCAAATAGATATGGAAAAAACTTTATTACAAG ATAAAGTCAAAGAACTGGAACGTCAATTGAAGATATctaataaaactaataattcaacaaagaaagagaaaattaataaaaaacaaggtATAGACAAAGGCATACATTGTTGTTTGGAAA aTGTGATACCAAGGGTAGATGTCGCtgtaaatacaataaaacaTGTAGAACTTAATACTCAAGTTGAGAAGAATGTAATGACAGATATGACTTTTAAAGCAGATAAAGataatctttatcttttgttttgtgATAAATGTGAAGATTTAGTGTGTAATCCTGCTGAGAAAATTTGCAAAACGATGGGTATAAATCCTGAAATTATTCCACAACTTCCTTCGTCTACAAAATTACAATCTACAGTTTCTGTATCTGTATCTTCTCCTGAAAAAG ATGAAGACTCTcagacaaataataaaaaaagactcGGTGTCCAAAATTCATcggaagatataaatattcacgATAACAATTCAAATTTAACATCGGTTCCTTCATCGTCTGAATTATCTAAAATGATATCTTCCTCTTCACAAGATCCTTGTATAGCAAGAGAGGAATCTTTTTccgatttaacaaaaaattcatcTTTTTCAAGTAAATTTGATGAATTAACAGATTTAGTCAAAACTTCAtgtataatgaaagaaaataataatacgagcAATTCGTCATCTTTTAATAATCTACtgcataattttgaaaaattaaaaaagaagatgaaaaaattagaaagaaaggtagagaAACAATCTCAAGAAAAGAAGCAATTGGATACAAATTATTTCCCGCATGCGCCGTGCATAAATTATTACTCAAACGAAATGTTAAATCATAACTTCTCATTAAATATGATTTCTACATTTTTGAATGGATTACAAGATATCGTgaacaaaaatatacgtaAGCGTAATAAAGCtcagaagagaaaatatgaacCTAAAGTCTGTAAATTTAGTTCCAAAAAGATAAAGCTTAAACGAGCACAACAAAATCTATCAATGTGTAATAACGTTTGGAATGTGGATTCAATAAAATCTTCCAATGAGCGAACTACGAGAACCGACAATTCTACATCAAATGATAATTTGGATAATTCATGTAATTCTGTAAACAATGATGTAACGTTAGACGATGATTCAAGTGATATAAATGTCGACAAAGTTAATTGCTAcaataatgtaattaaagaACATTTGAACGATACCGTTTTGATCCCTAATAAttcgaagatagaaaaattacgaattacaaataataaacacGAGAAGAATCCCGTAATTGTTACGTGTCAAACTGCAAGTGATAATGTATCGAATTCTATGGAAGAAACAAATTCAAGTAGTTTGGATAATGAAGATTGTTCTATTCCTACAGTGACTAGTAAAAAACAAGCAATAAATGGTCCTCTAGTTGTAGAAGGATTTGATCACAAAAGTAAAGATTCTTCTAAAAATAAGATTCGTAGTAGTGATAAGGATACTGTTATGGTAATGAATGATCTAGTCCCTAATACTAATATAGCTTCCACATCTAGTGCAagtatttctataaataagtCTAGTGTATCTGATACTAAGAAGCAAATAAGTATTCCTTTTATcaagaaatttgaaaatactGAGTACACAGTAGAAGAAATGCCACCGGTAATCGATAACATCCCACCTTTTATGGAAACTTCAACTTTTATGAATGAGAACAAAGGAAATGATAGCACTATTAATACAACTGCTAATACATCTTCTATTAGCAGTGTTATTGTTACTGTTAGTGATACTTCTACTAGTTCTACTACTTCTAACAATAAAAGTCCTATTACTGCAAATATTAAAAGCCGTAAACGTAAATTGCAGATatctgaaaaagaattaaatcaatctaatttaattaaagactTGTCAAccgtagagaaaaataataaagatatttgtaatattggAAATGATGGAACGTGCATCattgaaaatacaaaaaataatactccTGAAAAAGTAATGAATAACAAGTCCGATGTTCGGATAACAGATAATCCATGTCTTATACCACAAAAAAAGCAATGTACAGTACAtctaatgaaaagaaacaatcaGGAAGTATCGACATtacataatgaaaatttagATGCAAGTCAAGAAACGAATGACAAATCTGTTAAAAAGACATTAGCAAATATATCGGATAGTACATCGacggatgaagaaaaaattgattctaTAGAAAACCAAAGTAATAACATAAATGTTGAAACAAAGCATAGctttgcaaaaagaaaaagtccgGGATCCAATTACGTATTTGCTTCAAATAAAACTCGTGTTGGATTAATGGGTCGTTTAAAACATTTACGATCTCAGTCTCTAGTTAAAGTCAGTAACGTAGAGTTGTTCAATTCGAATGAACCAGAaactgtaaataataaaagtactaACCAGAGTAAATGTGTATCCATATCCGcgtctaataaaaataatggaatGGAAAAAAGTTTAATGGAAAATCTTggcgaattaaaaaaaacatataaaaactGGACGACTAAGGATTTGTTGGATGATTCTTTTAACAGTAATGAGCAAGCAAAGTCAGCAGATGAATTAACGGCAAATATTGCGCCTGCTGCTAGTTTGGATTTTAAATTGACTGATGTAAATAAGAATACAGAAGATAAATGTTTTACCAATATTATAACATCATTACAAGACTCAAACTCGATGCAAGACAAGGATGTATCCACTGATTCTAATAGTGATACAACAaccgagaaaaaaagtatcgaaTCAGACGAGGATATTTGTTCAGAATTATGTCCTAAAACTATCACCGATGAAGAAgatcaaattataaaagatgtaACCTTACATTCTTCTCTATTTACATTAATTAGTCCTCTAAAGGATGATAGCATCCCTGTTGTTATATCTAAAAAGtactcaaagaaaaaaattaacaaaccAATTCAAGATGTAGCAATAGGTCCACATAGAATATATCCTATGCAGGAACTCGATATCTTAATGCATTCTGAACATACGCTTACATCAAAAGCAgaacaaacaaacatttttaataatactaataaagcaacaaaaattaaaactgATAAAAGAATGATTAGCAAAGGAGAATCCAAATTACAATCTAAAttcgttgataaaaatatacaacaggTTAATAGAGTGtctcagaaaaaagaaaaactcttAAATAGTCTCGCATGTGAAGAAAGTATTGAGGAACATTGTAGCGTGTCTATAAATGTTCAAAAACAAAGCACATCAGAAATGACAATGAATGaagcaaaaaaagatacatCGATCAATAGTTATGAAAATGGAAAGATACattcagaaatatttatagatcCAACAAACACGACAATATCTAATGACGACGTAGACATTCAAACACATAATGTGATAGTCAATGATTTAGAAGCTGTTTCCGCCAATAACGGAGTggatgttaaaaatattaataacgatttgGTTAATCCCATTACATTATTAGAAAATCATTTGAAAACAAACCAACATACCAGAGGGTTGAGGAACTCCAAAAAAGCACTGAAGATAATAGAACCACTATGTATACAAACAG ataattttgttaataagcAATTATGCAGAATCATAAATGATACTGATTGGTCTATGTCTGTACATAGAGATGTTGTTGATAAATTGTCTTCTATATGCAGCGTTCGTATTGTTGCCaa ATGCATAGTGGACTTTATgcttgaaagaaaagagaataatttgGATAAAAGTTATACACCACCAGCACCCTTGATGACAATAACTcaacaaaaaattgtaacaTTATTAGTTGACCTCGAAATAAAATTGCCTACAGTGATAAAATGGGTTCAAGCTggaatcgaatataaaattttcagatTAAATAACGCTCCTATG TTACATCAGATACAAAATCTTATAAGACTATACATCGTTCTAACACGGATACAAAAGGATCGAGAAAAAGCTAGAATGCTATGTTGCGATGCTTTATATTGTCTAGGATTACATGCAATTCCGGTTATTTATACAGTATTGACATGTTGGCCAGAAATATTTCCACagtttacagaaaatattG ATATTTTACCAAAGTATATGGCACATTTTATTATGTCTCTACAGGCTAATAACTTTCCTCAGTTATAtgctttgaaaaatttattatcaacttattataaatataaaccaGGAAGTTCTTTAACTAAAAATTTAGTAGAAGAATCATTAAAATCTTTAGAAG tGAGAAGTAATTCCAATGCGGGTACTGATAATTTGAAAACAGCTATTATATTGCTTGCGAAAAAGGAAGGTATATCGTGGAGCTAtactaatattatacaaaGCCGTTTGTTgccaaatataattaataaaaaatatctgtcAATGTACGAGCCATTTTGTTTACTTG gCTATCTTATGCGTACGTTTCCAGTAGAAGATAATGATGGAATTGTCAAAAATGTCATCGAACAACTCTCAGATTTAATTGACTCAGGAAAAg gCTCCCACGATCAACAGGAAGGCATAGTATCGGCATTGTTAAGTTTATCTAGACACGACGTTGAAAAAGTAATCAGTTCTGTGATGAAATGGATCCCAAGTAAATCTTTAAGAATAACTACTATTGATCAATATTATGCGTTCTTCAGACAACGAACGAAAATTCATTggaaaaattatctaaaaaaattgaacaaagTATATGTTAAAGATATCAGACTTTAA
- the LOC127061825 gene encoding SH3 domain-binding protein 5 homolog isoform X2 produces MDVAEDAEGSLDPRIQIELENLNNATDDINKLETELDEAHTAFRQLLTELTRRLKEVADKLGITCIEKARCYYEALEVAHLAQVECQKQAQLFQRANEIHAAAKETVALAETRFTSHQHEWKFDQAWQDMLNHATIKVMDAENQKAECGREHHRKAMIFQDAEKKLFQLEEKYRRYIIKSRPYFEVKAQCDQMLTTQKERVEYLQKAIKDAKHNYASSLRILENISNQIHQQRKDNDILANGPREPGVGAELITSGDNLKYKMDFKKVNHKNIISTVDDEYRKNVQHQQDNNDFKITSSAGHLGRRSIDGSEATSNQWELELQASMEKLNCAPFNSKDSENDDLQCNVLKNEESTEHTANLFKKLSTDVEISKTSIDVPSVSSSTSLQSLCHNFINSVQTRSKYINDITKSLYKESITKRDYFGEAVKSSEKVVNLNTSTYLPNRISEIDLRNPKSQTNAKTNIEDIKHNYSMPKLYDCTESNVLDKVTTNVTSLSSLKNLSTSICYSANSSPIKSVNLFSSKNKRSSDNELHRIQNKTSFERLRKKSSSIKELPLLSLVNIPTSSFPTRKEKSSSMNDLNSK; encoded by the exons ATGGACGTCGCGGAGGACGCCGAAGGATCTTTAGATCCCCGTATACAG atcGAGTTGGAGAATTTAAACAATGCAAcagatgatattaataaacttGAGACTGAATTAGAT gaGGCACATACAGCGTTTAGACAATTGCTTACCGAATTAACAAGGCGATTGAAAGAAGTAGCGGACAAATTAGGAATTACATGTATTGAAAAAGCAAGATGTTATTACGAAGCTTTGGAAGTAGCTCATCTAGCACAA gTGGAATGTCAGAAACAGGCTCAGTTATTCCAAAGAGCTAATGAGATACACGCGGCTGCTAAAGAAACCGTTGCTTTAGCTGAAACGAGGTTTACATCGCATCAGCACGAATGGAAGTTTGATCAAGCTTGGCAAGATATGTTGAATCATGCAActattaaa GTTATGGATGCAGAAAATCAAAAAGCAGAATGCGGTAGGGAACATCATAGAAAAGCAATGATATTTCAAGATgcagaaaaaaagttatttcagTTGGAAGAGAAATACCGTCGTTATATCATTAAGTCAAGGCCATACTTTGAGGTGAAAGCTCAATGCGATCAAATGTTAACAACGCAAAAGGAAAGAGTAGAATATTTGCAGAAAGCAATAAAAGATGCAAAGCATAATTATGCTTCGAGTCTTCGTATTTTAGAAAACATTAGTAATCAAATACACCAACAAAGAAAGGATAATG ATATTCTTGCTAATGGGCCTAGAGAACCAGGTGTAGGTGCAGAATTGATTACTTCAGgagataatttaaaatacaaaatggaTTTTAAGAAagtaaatcataaaaatataatctctaCTGTAGACGATGAGTACCGCAAAAATGTTCAACATCAACAAGATAAT aATGATTTTAAGATTACATCGTCTGCGGGACATCTCGGTCGAAGGTCTATAGATGGTAGCGAAGCTACATCCAATCAATGGGAACTAGAATTACAAGCTAGTatggaaaaattaaattgtgcTCCATTTAATAGTAAAGATTCTGAGAAtg ACGACTTACAATGTAATGTTTTGAAAAACGAAGAATCTACTGAACATACagcgaatttatttaaaaaactatCTACAGACGTAGAAATAAGTAAGACATCCATTGATGTACCATCGGTATCAAGTTCTACAAGTTTGCAATCATTAtgtcataattttattaattcagtTCAGACAAGATcaaaatatatcaatgatattaCTAAATCTTTATATAAGGAGTCTATTACTAAAAGAGATTATTTTGGCGAAGCAGTAAAAAGTTCAGAAAAAGTAGTTAATTTAAATACATCTACGTACCTACCAAATAGAATCTCAGAAATCGATTTAAGAAATCCAAAATCTCAAACGAACGCCAAAACCAATATAGAAGatattaaacataattatAGTATGCCAAAATTATACGATTGTACAGAATCTAATGTTCTTGATAAGGTAACGACAAATGTTACGAGTCTTAGTAGTTTAAAAAATCTATCAACATCTATTTGTTATAGTGCCAATTCTTCTCCAATTAAAtcagtaaatttattttcatcgaaaaataaacgatcatCGGACAACGAGTTACATagaattcaaaataaaacttctttcgaaagattaagaaaaaaatcatctaGTATAAAAGAACTGCCACTATTATCATTAGTCAATATTCCAACATCATCATTTCCAACgcgcaaagaaaaaagtagtagCATGAATGACTTAAATTCTAAGTAA
- the LOC127061832 gene encoding multiple coagulation factor deficiency protein 2 homolog, which translates to MYWTLWLFIIGFFGVDNTFGQGQRIAPGVPPQHYQVQQPTQQIHQVPQVQQGSQQQQVPIQHVPIHQAPVQQQIPVQAPIQQQMHNHNHQPQQILNAANIAQEKAHIAEHMEVPIDTNKMTEQELQFHYFKMHDSDNNNKLDGCELIKSLIHWHEQNKQDPGASNAGDKLFQDDELINLIDPILAVDDMNKDGYIDYPEFIQAQQNAAATGRQ; encoded by the exons ATGTATTGGACTCTATGgttatttattattggatTTTTTGGAGTAGATAATACATTTGGACAAGGTCAAAGAATTGCACCAGGTGTACCTCCTCAACATTATCAAGTTCAGCAG cCTACTCAGCAAATACACCAGGTACCACAAGTACAACAGGGTTCACAGCAACaa CAAGTTCCGATACAACATGTGCCTATTCATCAAGCACCTGTACAACAACAAATACCTGTTCAAGCCCCTATACAGCAACAAATGCACAATCACAATCATCAACCTCAGCAAATACTTAATGCTGCCAATATAGCTCAGGAAAAAGC tcATATCGCAGAACATATGGAAGTTCCAATtgatacaaataaaatgaCAGAACAGGAATTGCAGTTCCATTATTTTAAAATGCACGATTCAGATAACAACAATAAATTGGATGGATgcgaattaataaaatctctTATTCATTGGCATG aacaaaataaacaagatCCTGGGGCATCAAACGCCggagataaattatttcaagatgacgaattgattaatttaattgatcCAATTCTTGCTGTAGATGATATGAATAAAGATGGATATATAGATTATCCAGAATTCATACAAGCTCAGCAAAATGCAGCTGCTACTGGTCGAcagtaa
- the LOC127061825 gene encoding SH3 domain-binding protein 5 homolog isoform X3, translating into MDVAEDAEGSLDPRIQIELENLNNATDDINKLETELDEAHTAFRQLLTELTRRLKEVADKLGITCIEKARCYYEALEVAHLAQVECQKQAQLFQRANEIHAAAKETVALAETRFTSHQHEWKFDQAWQDMLNHATIKVMDAENQKAECGREHHRKAMIFQDAEKKLFQLEEKYRRYIIKSRPYFEVKAQCDQMLTTQKERVEYLQKAIKDAKHNYASSLRILENISNQIHQQRKDNDILANGPREPGVGAELITSGDNLKYKMDFKKVNHKNIISTVDDEYRKNVQHQQDNNDFKITSSAGHLGRRSIDGSEATSNQWELELQASMEKLNCAPFNSKDSENGERKIRDIFKKEICDTHLRDKNDTIDFADDLQCNVLKNEESTEHTANLFKKLSTDVEISKTSIDVPSVSSSTSLQSLCHNFINSVQTRSKYINDITKSLYKESITKRDYFGEAVKSSEKVVNLNTSTYLPNRISEIDLRNPKSQTNAKTNIEDIKHNYSMPKLYDCTESNVLDKCQFFSN; encoded by the exons ATGGACGTCGCGGAGGACGCCGAAGGATCTTTAGATCCCCGTATACAG atcGAGTTGGAGAATTTAAACAATGCAAcagatgatattaataaacttGAGACTGAATTAGAT gaGGCACATACAGCGTTTAGACAATTGCTTACCGAATTAACAAGGCGATTGAAAGAAGTAGCGGACAAATTAGGAATTACATGTATTGAAAAAGCAAGATGTTATTACGAAGCTTTGGAAGTAGCTCATCTAGCACAA gTGGAATGTCAGAAACAGGCTCAGTTATTCCAAAGAGCTAATGAGATACACGCGGCTGCTAAAGAAACCGTTGCTTTAGCTGAAACGAGGTTTACATCGCATCAGCACGAATGGAAGTTTGATCAAGCTTGGCAAGATATGTTGAATCATGCAActattaaa GTTATGGATGCAGAAAATCAAAAAGCAGAATGCGGTAGGGAACATCATAGAAAAGCAATGATATTTCAAGATgcagaaaaaaagttatttcagTTGGAAGAGAAATACCGTCGTTATATCATTAAGTCAAGGCCATACTTTGAGGTGAAAGCTCAATGCGATCAAATGTTAACAACGCAAAAGGAAAGAGTAGAATATTTGCAGAAAGCAATAAAAGATGCAAAGCATAATTATGCTTCGAGTCTTCGTATTTTAGAAAACATTAGTAATCAAATACACCAACAAAGAAAGGATAATG ATATTCTTGCTAATGGGCCTAGAGAACCAGGTGTAGGTGCAGAATTGATTACTTCAGgagataatttaaaatacaaaatggaTTTTAAGAAagtaaatcataaaaatataatctctaCTGTAGACGATGAGTACCGCAAAAATGTTCAACATCAACAAGATAAT aATGATTTTAAGATTACATCGTCTGCGGGACATCTCGGTCGAAGGTCTATAGATGGTAGCGAAGCTACATCCAATCAATGGGAACTAGAATTACAAGCTAGTatggaaaaattaaattgtgcTCCATTTAATAGTAAAGATTCTGAGAAtggtgagagaaagataagagacatctttaaaaaagaaatatgtgataCGCATTTAAGAGATAAGAACGATACGATTGATTTTGCAGACGACTTACAATGTAATGTTTTGAAAAACGAAGAATCTACTGAACATACagcgaatttatttaaaaaactatCTACAGACGTAGAAATAAGTAAGACATCCATTGATGTACCATCGGTATCAAGTTCTACAAGTTTGCAATCATTAtgtcataattttattaattcagtTCAGACAAGATcaaaatatatcaatgatattaCTAAATCTTTATATAAGGAGTCTATTACTAAAAGAGATTATTTTGGCGAAGCAGTAAAAAGTTCAGAAAAAGTAGTTAATTTAAATACATCTACGTACCTACCAAATAGAATCTCAGAAATCGATTTAAGAAATCCAAAATCTCAAACGAACGCCAAAACCAATATAGAAGatattaaacataattatAGTATGCCAAAATTATACGATTGTACAGAATCTAATGTTCTTGATAAG TGCCAATTCTTCTCCAATTAA
- the LOC127061825 gene encoding SH3 domain-binding protein 5 homolog isoform X1 yields MDVAEDAEGSLDPRIQIELENLNNATDDINKLETELDEAHTAFRQLLTELTRRLKEVADKLGITCIEKARCYYEALEVAHLAQVECQKQAQLFQRANEIHAAAKETVALAETRFTSHQHEWKFDQAWQDMLNHATIKVMDAENQKAECGREHHRKAMIFQDAEKKLFQLEEKYRRYIIKSRPYFEVKAQCDQMLTTQKERVEYLQKAIKDAKHNYASSLRILENISNQIHQQRKDNDILANGPREPGVGAELITSGDNLKYKMDFKKVNHKNIISTVDDEYRKNVQHQQDNNDFKITSSAGHLGRRSIDGSEATSNQWELELQASMEKLNCAPFNSKDSENGERKIRDIFKKEICDTHLRDKNDTIDFADDLQCNVLKNEESTEHTANLFKKLSTDVEISKTSIDVPSVSSSTSLQSLCHNFINSVQTRSKYINDITKSLYKESITKRDYFGEAVKSSEKVVNLNTSTYLPNRISEIDLRNPKSQTNAKTNIEDIKHNYSMPKLYDCTESNVLDKVTTNVTSLSSLKNLSTSICYSANSSPIKSVNLFSSKNKRSSDNELHRIQNKTSFERLRKKSSSIKELPLLSLVNIPTSSFPTRKEKSSSMNDLNSK; encoded by the exons ATGGACGTCGCGGAGGACGCCGAAGGATCTTTAGATCCCCGTATACAG atcGAGTTGGAGAATTTAAACAATGCAAcagatgatattaataaacttGAGACTGAATTAGAT gaGGCACATACAGCGTTTAGACAATTGCTTACCGAATTAACAAGGCGATTGAAAGAAGTAGCGGACAAATTAGGAATTACATGTATTGAAAAAGCAAGATGTTATTACGAAGCTTTGGAAGTAGCTCATCTAGCACAA gTGGAATGTCAGAAACAGGCTCAGTTATTCCAAAGAGCTAATGAGATACACGCGGCTGCTAAAGAAACCGTTGCTTTAGCTGAAACGAGGTTTACATCGCATCAGCACGAATGGAAGTTTGATCAAGCTTGGCAAGATATGTTGAATCATGCAActattaaa GTTATGGATGCAGAAAATCAAAAAGCAGAATGCGGTAGGGAACATCATAGAAAAGCAATGATATTTCAAGATgcagaaaaaaagttatttcagTTGGAAGAGAAATACCGTCGTTATATCATTAAGTCAAGGCCATACTTTGAGGTGAAAGCTCAATGCGATCAAATGTTAACAACGCAAAAGGAAAGAGTAGAATATTTGCAGAAAGCAATAAAAGATGCAAAGCATAATTATGCTTCGAGTCTTCGTATTTTAGAAAACATTAGTAATCAAATACACCAACAAAGAAAGGATAATG ATATTCTTGCTAATGGGCCTAGAGAACCAGGTGTAGGTGCAGAATTGATTACTTCAGgagataatttaaaatacaaaatggaTTTTAAGAAagtaaatcataaaaatataatctctaCTGTAGACGATGAGTACCGCAAAAATGTTCAACATCAACAAGATAAT aATGATTTTAAGATTACATCGTCTGCGGGACATCTCGGTCGAAGGTCTATAGATGGTAGCGAAGCTACATCCAATCAATGGGAACTAGAATTACAAGCTAGTatggaaaaattaaattgtgcTCCATTTAATAGTAAAGATTCTGAGAAtggtgagagaaagataagagacatctttaaaaaagaaatatgtgataCGCATTTAAGAGATAAGAACGATACGATTGATTTTGCAGACGACTTACAATGTAATGTTTTGAAAAACGAAGAATCTACTGAACATACagcgaatttatttaaaaaactatCTACAGACGTAGAAATAAGTAAGACATCCATTGATGTACCATCGGTATCAAGTTCTACAAGTTTGCAATCATTAtgtcataattttattaattcagtTCAGACAAGATcaaaatatatcaatgatattaCTAAATCTTTATATAAGGAGTCTATTACTAAAAGAGATTATTTTGGCGAAGCAGTAAAAAGTTCAGAAAAAGTAGTTAATTTAAATACATCTACGTACCTACCAAATAGAATCTCAGAAATCGATTTAAGAAATCCAAAATCTCAAACGAACGCCAAAACCAATATAGAAGatattaaacataattatAGTATGCCAAAATTATACGATTGTACAGAATCTAATGTTCTTGATAAGGTAACGACAAATGTTACGAGTCTTAGTAGTTTAAAAAATCTATCAACATCTATTTGTTATAGTGCCAATTCTTCTCCAATTAAAtcagtaaatttattttcatcgaaaaataaacgatcatCGGACAACGAGTTACATagaattcaaaataaaacttctttcgaaagattaagaaaaaaatcatctaGTATAAAAGAACTGCCACTATTATCATTAGTCAATATTCCAACATCATCATTTCCAACgcgcaaagaaaaaagtagtagCATGAATGACTTAAATTCTAAGTAA